Genomic DNA from Callospermophilus lateralis isolate mCalLat2 chromosome 11, mCalLat2.hap1, whole genome shotgun sequence:
GGGGCAGCTTCCATTCCTTCATGTCaggctggtttgttccatctgtgACCAGAGCCAGCAATCCACCCTCCTAAGGCAGCTGTCCAGTGATCTGTAGCTACTGGCTAAGGACCCCTGGCCAGGATTGGGGAGGGACTGCTCTGAAACACTTAGCCAGGGTATCTGTTCTGCTGCAAAATGCTATCAGAGAAGAGCCTCCATTCCAATGTTTTTTGGGGTGCAGAGTCTAGACCTGTCAGCCATGTAGTGTGCCATCCTGGGGCAGGTGTGGCGACAGTGGCAGCTCCCTTCATTTGAGTGTAGCCAGGAGCCAGGCAGCCACACGTGTGTGTCCATGTGCCATGGTTCATGCCCCATCCCAGAGACCCTGGAGGACAGGGATAATAATGGTGACTGTCAGAGGCAGACAGTGGGTGGTGGAGCAGCGCTCGATGAAGGTTACTGGGGAACAGTTTGCCCAGTAGCTACTGGAGGGGCCCAGGCCTTGATGCAACTTGCACCCTAGCCCTTGTGCAGGAGAGCAATTATGGGGGGCGGGCTGGAAGGCACTTCTGGGGGACTCTGCTGACTGGAAGAAGAGATTGAGTTGCCAAGTTCATTGGCACCTCCTTGATCAACACCCCTCCTCAGTTGCCTCCATACCCAGCCCCTCCTGTGGTCCCCAGACCTATTCCTGTTctgcccttcctccttccctcatcACAGATGGGTGGCTCCTAGCTAAGCATCCACTGCACAGCTCAGTATAATTGGAGCTCTGTCCCAGACTTCTGGGAGGGTTGGGGTACCACAACCCCTTATTCTTCCTGCAGGGAACCCACCCCTCTACCCCTTTCACATCTGGAGGACCCCAGACAGGGGAGGGCACCCTGTGCACCTGAGAACTCTAGGAAGAGGTCACTCGACCTCCCGACCTCCCTCTTTTCCCCACTAATGTCTTCCCCTTACAAGGATCTCATTAGAAACAGCTCCCCATTGAGCCCAGACACCTCCTGCGGGATCCCTGGGGAGACAAAGGCCCCAAACCCCAGGTTTCCCTGTGAGCAATGCCTTCCAACATTAGGCATTCTCCCCCTTCTCCCTGCCATGCCTGTTTTGTCTGGAGCTTTTGGAACTGCAGTGACCTTTCAAGTTGCTGACCCATTGATGGAACCTTGCTTTGTCATCTCCCTTCCTAGAAGGCCCTTCCCCATGTAAATTTCGCTTCTTCTTGTAAAACTTCACTTTTCTGCTCTGAAACCTAATGGACTCTCCATGCAGACCTTCAGTTTTATCACCTGCTTCTCTGATCCTAGAACCCTCCCTGCTCcccggtactgggaattgaacccaggatgcgctacccctgagctatatccccagccttttttattttgagacagggtgtcactacattgctgaggttCGATCGCCtcaaatttgcgatcctcctgtctcagcttccctagttgctgggattacaggtgggattACACCACGCCCGGTGGATCCCAGAGCTCTTGGTCCCAAACTTTGAGTACGGGGCTGACTGCAGCCGGCACAGCTTTTCCCGTGTCTTGCCCGTGAGCTCCTCTAGAAACCCACGGTTGGACGCGATGACTTAACGGACTCCTGTCCCTCCGTCTTCTTGCGGTCTGACCTCAGTGGCTCCTGCTGCAGCGCGCGTAGTGGGAGGAGGCCGAGGCGAAGCTGAGCGCGCTGGCTGGGAGCGGCGGCAGGTGGGCGCAGCCAGGTGAGCCCGGGGGGCGCCGCCTCCCTGCTCGCATTCCAGGCCGCGCCGGCTGCTGGCGCCTCTTCGCCCCGGTTACCGCTAGTGGCTGCTGTCGCTCAGTGGAGCCCAAGGAGACCACGGCCAGAGCGTCCACCGCCCAAGATGGTGGCTCCCGTGTCTCTGTGAGTGTGTGCGGGCGGCGCAGGGGTGCTGGGCCGGCGCCCCCTCCCGGAGCTTCCAGGCAGGGGGCGGACCAGCCGGGACTGGGGGCCTTGTggcgggcggggggggggcgggCAGGTGGAAGCAGGGTCTCTGGGGACCCAACCAAGGCATTCCCCAGAGGAAGTCCCCCAGCGCTTTGCATCCCATAGGATGGCTGAGGAGTGCTAGGGAGCCGCATCTCACCTGGTCCCTACTCTGCTCAAAGTGTGGACTTCACTTGGTGGGGTCCCATGAAAGGGCCCACAGGAGCCCGAGGAGGAGGCCAGGGACCTCCATCCTGGGGGCACATCAGCTTAGGGTTTGAGGCTTACTGTGTCTGGGGGAGCAGACCAACACAACTGACCTAAGGGAACCTCGGGCTGGTTCCCATCTACCCTGCCCCGTGTGGAGATGCAGGATCTGGGACCACACAAGGACTCCCACCTGGTCAGCCTTACTCACAACTGGACACTCACAGTAATGTTTTATTTACACCCTACCCCTGGTAGCCTGGTTCCCTCAGACCTGAGGTGGGggtaatgtcaatggatttttttttttaaatatgtttttagagcAGCTGTGCCCTATAGGACTTATAGGGCATGATGTAAATGTTCCCTCTACCTGTGCCATCCAGTCCAATAGtcactagccacatgtggctactaAGTGCCTTAAATATGGCTAGTGTCAactgaatttaaatttttttatttaattccaATTAAACAGCCACATGTGACTAAGTGGCCGCTGTATTGGGAAGTGCAGTTTTAGAATCTCCATGTTCCAGGCTTCCAGGTGCCTGCTCTTTGGTTCTTTCATCAAAACATCCTAGATCATATCATTTATCCCTCTGCAGAACAGGATGGGATAGCTGGCTTCCATGTACATAGAAAGGATCTGAGAAACTTCCAGAAGGTCATAGTGGTCCTGCACCCCTCCCCCATTCTAAGATCCTTTGTGCATTGGGCTGGGCAAGGTCATAGAATCACTGCCTCTTAGGAGGAAAGCATATCAAAAGCAGCTATTTTAACCACACAGCAGGGGTCCATGGTCCCACTGCACTGCTCTGTCTGAAGCTTGCTCTTCCTTATTCTTTCACCCCTCAAATTTTGTGGCATGCCTGCTGGGCATGGCACTGTTCACAAGAAGAAGTTAGCTACCTTTCCAGCCCAGGCCGAGGAGAAAAGGAAGTAAGCAGTAAGCAGAGCTTTGTAAAAGCCGGGTAAAATGTCAGTAGGAAGGGTGGGAACATTTGGGCAcgcgtgcaaaggccctggggatgAGTGGCCACCAGGGGGGTCAGCAATGCTGGGCATTAACAGACTGCAAAGGAATTTGGGCACTTGACCTCAGAGCAGCAGGCAGTCTTGGAGAGATTTAAGGTGTATGTTTGTTTGGTggtggtactagggactgaacccagggggactctatggctgagctctatccccagcctttttcattttttgagacagggtttcactaagttgctacaGCTACAACTGGCTTTGAAGTCgaagtcctcctgcctcatcctccctagttgctagaattacaggtgtgcaccaccacatttgGCCTAAGCAATAAGTTTTTAAAAGTCCCCCTGGGCTGGGAATGGGTGGTGCTggcctgtcatcccagagactctggaggctgagggaggagcaagttcaaggcctgcctcagcaagtcagcaaggccttaagcaacttagcaagacgctgtctcaaaataaaaagggctggggatgtgtctcagtggttaagtgaccctgagtttgatccctggtaccaaagggggaaaaaaaaagtccccTTGGTCAGAGAAGAATAAGGATGGAAACCCAGAATGCTCTCAGACAGTGACTGTATTAGTCCAGGCAGGAGATGAAGGTGGGCTGAACAAGACCACCAGGCAATACCATGGAGAGAAGGCATGCAATTGAGGTAGATTTTGGAGGTGGGATCTACAGATCCTGTTGGTGGACCAGGCCCTGGACTGGGAGAGAGGTGGGGTCAGAACTGCAGGTTTCTGGCCAGAGCACCTGGAAAGGAAAAGGGGCTATTTTCTGAGATGGAAATGACTGAGACAGGGGCATGTTTGTGAAGATCAATCAAGAGTTCTATGTAGATAAGCCAAGAAGGCAGCTAGAGGGAGAGGCTTGGGGACCAGGCTGGAGCTGTATATTTCAGAATGGTCCACAGAGGTGGTTCTAAAACCTTTAGATAGTTTGAGCTTGGGAAGAGGATGAACTCTAGAGGCCAAGGAGTGGCTCATAGTGGGAAGGGAAACCAGGGGATGTGGGGTCTTGGAAGGCAAGTGGTGGCACAGAGTTGTAATCCCAatgagtcaggaggctgaggccaaaagatcacaggtttgaggccagcctcagcaacttgtgagaccctttctcaaaaaagggctggagatgtagctcagtggtacagttcccctgatttcaatcccagtACAAAACAAGAAGAATATTAGAATGTTTCAAGGAGGGCATAGTGAGAAGCACCAAATGCCACTCAGAGTACAGGGGAAGAAGACCAGGGAGTTCTCCTGCACCTGGTGACACAGAGTGGGCTGCCCCTGGAATTCTGCTCCTCTGCTCTTGTTTGACCTACTCACCACATATATTCCCCATGTGCCAGTTGGCATGCAGGACTGGGCACACAGCAAAAGGACAAGATGGTCATTTAGTGATGTCTCAGAGCTTAGGTTCTTCTAATCGGCAGTTTCAGACACAGGTAGCTCTTCCATGAAACCATAACAAATCCTTTTGttcttttatgtgtttttttgtttttgagtcaggggtcttgctaggttgcctaCCACTGGCCTCCAACTCAAGgtccttctgcctctgcctcctgagtatctgggatcACAGTCTTACGCCGCTGCACCCAACTCTGTAGTTGTTTTAAGCCATCAGCTTTTATTGTGAGGCATCTGCATCTAAGTACTTAGAGATTCAAAAATGAACAAACTTGGTCTTGACTTTCTAGGAACCCAAGTGCAGACATGCGTGGAGAATCCCTGCATTTACCATAGGGAACTGCAGGAGACTAGAAGACAGGTGCCAGCCCAGCTGGGGGCATCAGGAAGACAGGGGGCATGCCTGGGCTGCTTTCAAAGCAGGAGTGGCAACTGGCCAGGAAAAGGAGGCTCAAGGATAGACAGGGACAAAAGTACCAGCTCTGCCTATGTGGAGAATggcttttttggaattggctttgcAGATAGGAACTTCTAGGTGGCTCTAGAGGTATCCAGAGGCTGTAGAGGATTTTGTTGGCTCCTGGTGAGGTGCACAGACTTAGGCAATGGGGTACCACCAAAGAAGTAGAAGCAAGGGAGTGACAGGTAGATCTGTGCCTGAGCTTGCTTTCTCAGGCTGTGGGGTGAGGGACAAGTGTGGAgggaatgacagcagagagaTGGAGGCTGCAGCTGTAAACCACGAGAGCTAATGGGGCCTGAACTGGGCTGAGGCTGGAAAGATGGGAGGCAGAAGGTGGTGCAGCCCAGGAGCTCAGAATGGCCTTTGGGTTCAGGAGAACTTGAGTTCCAACTCTGCCTCAGGTACTTAGTGTTTGCAAAACCTGGGATAGATCACTTAGTCATGGAGCCTCAATTTCTTTACCCACAGAGAGTAATCTTATTCCTCTTCAGGAATCACTGTAAAGTACTCTGCACAGGGCCTGGCTCAATTCACACTGTGAGTGGTAGTTACTGCTTACAGTCACACTGTAAGTGGCGAGGCTGGGATTAGTCCCTGAGTCTAACCATCCTGCACTGCCTACCTCCCTCTTTCAGCCATGGAGATCATTAGATATGAGATCATTAGGAGTTGGAGTTGGCAGGTTTGGTTGGTGGCTAGACATGACCTTCTGATCCCAAATGGCTTATCCTGACTTCATGccttgggtgggggggggggcggacaCAAGCTAGCTACCTTCACTCTggggctcagcctcccaagcagccacAGGTCTAGGCTACTGTTCTAGAATCActgctgggtgtgtgtgtgtgtacacttgcATGTGTGCAGGAATGGGAGTGCCAGAAATCCTGTTCTGACCTTCTTCTGATGAGCTAGGTAGCTGTGGGCTGCAGAGGACTGGTCATCCTTTGGGCTAGGAGTCACGAGGTTTGCATTGTAATCCTGGTTCAGCTGTGAACTACTCATGAGCCCTAAGAATCACTCAGTCTCTGGGACTCAATTTCCCCTAAAAATGTCCTATAACATGTGATTGCATAGATGGTGGCAGTCTTCCAGGCTCTGAGTTCTGAGATGCTGTAGCTGTCAAAGCCAAGCTATAGCGTGTCCTGGATGGAAGGAGGCCTTGGAGGGGGTTGGGGGCCTGTACCTCCCTGATGTTGGCCCTTGGTATGAGTGCACACTCCCCAAAGCCCCTGCCCCATTGAGTCCAGTCCACCCCTCAGCCTGGGAGGCCTCTGGGCAGGATGAATCCCACCACCCCACCGGAATCTGCCCCGACCATGACGGTCCCCCTAACACCTCTCCCTTGTCTTTTTCATCTCCAGTCTCCCACCGGCAGAGCAGGAATAAACTTTCCAGGCTAAGCTAGATGGATGGTGCCCCTTAGCCTGGTGGGCTGCCCCGCTCATCTCCACACCAGCTCCCCTGTCAAGGGAGGTGTCTGTGTGGTTGGGGAGGGAGGAGGCACAAGCATTTGGGTGGGGGTTGGGGGTCCCCTGCCCCTAGAGTAGGAATGGTGCCCCCGGGAAAGAAGCCAGCAGGAGAGGCCTCCAACTCCAACAAGAAGTGCAAGCGCTACTTCAATGAGCACTGGAAGGAGGAGTTTCCCTGGCTGGACTTTGACTATGAGCGGAAGCTGATGTTTTGCCTCGAGTGTCGCCAGGCCCTGGTACGAAACAAGCACGGCAAAGCGGAGAACGCCTTCACCGTGGGCACTGACAACTTCCAGCGTCACGCCCTGCTGCGCCATGTCACCTCGGGGGCCCACCGCCAGGCTCTGACAGTCAACCAGGGTCAGCCCACTTTCGAGGGCCCTGCTGAGGGAGGTGGGGCCTACAGCAGCCTGGCTGCCACCCCCACCTCCAGGGATGTCAAGGTAGAGGTGGACTCTGCCAAAGTGGCGGTGCTGACCACTGTGTACTGCATGGCCAAGGAGGATGTGCCCGACGACCGCTGCTCTGCCCTGCTCGAGCTGCAGAGATTCAACCTGTGCCAAGCACTGCTAGGCACAGAGCATGGCAATTACTACAGCCCCAGGAGAGTGAGGGACATGCAGGTGGGTGGCAGTCAGAGGGTCTGGGAGTCGGGGGGGAGGACACTGAGCCACTTGGGAGCAGCCCCAGCATGCTAGGCCCTTGTGGAACAGCCAGGCACTTCACTCCTGTCTCCACCCTTTAGAAGCTTCACTGGGGCCTATCACAGGCTGGCACTGGGCCAGCAGGGGGTTCAAGAGTGAGAGGCCAGGCTGGCCTTGCACACGGGGCACTCCTCTCATTAGCTAGCCAGAGGAGGCAACCTGGCAGCCTGGGGGCTTGATTGGCCCATAGATGGGTTTTATTGATTTTCAacttttgggggtgggggtactggggattgaatccaggggcacttgaccactgagccacatctctaaccctttttatttacttatttacttttgagacagggtctccctaaattgcttagggccttgctaagctcctgaggctggctttgaacttgatatccttctgcctttgcctcccaaatcactaggattacaggtgtgggttaCTATATCCAGCTCACcctgttttcaaaaaaaaataagtgttagTTTTTAACTTAAAACATCCAGGAGATGAATGTAAAGATCTAGATCTGTGGCTTCTACTAAAAGTGAAGTCCCCATGCTCTCAGGCAAGGCATGGGCTTGCCATCATTTCCCCTTACCCTTTGGCTTGCCCCTGGCCCACTTTAAGCTTAAACTCACTCACATGGCCCCTGGAGGCTTACAAGTTGCAGCTGTGTCCTAGGTTCAGCTGTGTGAATCCTCAGGGGCTGGCTTGGGAGTAGGGGAGTTGCATATCATCTTATAGAAAGATGGCGAACAGCACCCAGCTGGCACTCTATGTAAAGTCAGGAGTTGCTAGTGAACGTGTCTATTGCTAATCTCTGAGCTGAACAGTGGAAGGAGACTCCCAGGAATAAGGTAAACTGGGACCATGTgcagaaaaacaaaaggaaaaaaaaaaaactagccttCTTAGAGTGCTTTATAGATCATAAAGAACTTTTAAAGTTATGAGAGCAATAATGAAAATTTACATTTATAAATCATGAAAACCCTTTATAAAGACTGGGGGCAGATATTAGCTGAGACCAAGTATCACAGCTGAGAAGACTGAATTTCAGAGTGGTGAAGGGGCTTTCACAGTGAGTGAGTGGCAAGGCCAAGATTAGTCCCTAAGTCTGTCTGACTCCAAGAACTGTGCTCTTTCCACCACCCTGCACTGCCTACCTCCCTCTCGGGACAAGCCTAATTGTCCTCAGGACAAACCTAActgtcctccctccctttctctccctggcTGTCCCAGGTGGCCATTGCCAGTGTCTTACACACAGAGGCCTGCCAGCGCCTGAAGGCATCCCCATTTGTGGGGCTGGTGTTAGACGAGACCAGGGACTGGCCTGAATCCCACAGTCTAGCCCTGTTTGCCACTTCAGTATCCCCATGTGATGGCCAGCCTTCTACCACCTTCCTGGGCAGTGTGGAACTACAGGAGGGCAAGGCCACTGCTAGTCAGCTCCTGGACATCCTGCAGGCCTTCGGAGTATCTGCACCCAAGCTAGCCTGGCTCAGCTCAAGTGTCCCCAGTGACCGCCTAGGGAGTGTCAGCCTGCAGCTCCAGACTACCTGCCCACTGCTCACCGAGCTGCACTGCCTCCCTGGCAGGACAGATCCTGAACCCCCTGCCTACCTGGGTGAATATGAGAGCATACTGGATGCCCTATTCCGCCTGCACGGTGGCCCCAGTTCTCACATGGTCCCTGAGCTCCGAGCAGCACTGGACCTTGCAGCAATTGACTTGGCAGGACCAAGGCCAGTGCCCTGGGCCTCCCTGTTGCCTGTTGTGGAAGCAGTGGCAGAGGCCTGGCCTTGCCTGGTGTCCACCCTGGAAGCCGCAGCCTCAGCCTCACCGACAGCTGCAGCCCTGGCTCTGGCCCTGCGCCAGTTCACCTTCGTAGCCTTCACCCACCTGCTGCTGGACGCTCTGCCCTCGGTGCAGAAGCTCACCCTCATCCTGCAGCCTGAAGAGCCAGACCTGGCCTTGTTGCAGCCCATGGTGATGGCGGCAGCAGCTTCCCTCCAAGCCCAGCGCTGCTCAGGGGGAGCCCGCCTCCAGGGCTTCCTGCGAGAACTGGCACTCTCAGACCCCGACCGGGGCGGTGGGCGCTGTACCTACCATAGCGTGGAGCTGATCGGCTACTCAGAGGCCGCGATCAGGGACTTGGAGCGGCTGCGGGGAGCCTTTCTGGACTCCATGCAGAGGGGGCTGCGGGACTCCTATCCCGGGCCCTCGCTGGACGCCGTGGCTGCTTTTGCGGCGATCTTTGACCCCCGCCGCTATCCGCAGGCCTCGGAAGAGTTGAGTGCGCACGGCGAGGGGGCGCTGCGGGTGCTGCTGCGCGGCTTCGCGCCCGCCGTGGTGCGCCAGCGCGCGCTGGGCGACTTCGCTCTCTTCAAGCGCGTGGTGTTCAGCCTGGGGCGGCTCAGCCCGCGGGCGCTGTGCACCAAGCTGGCTTGCGATCACTCGGAGCTGCACGAGCTCTTTCCGGACTTCGCTGCCCTGGCCGCTTTGGCTTTATCTCTGCCCGCGGGCGCCGGCCTCCTGGACAAGGTCGGCCGCAGTCGCGAGCTGCGATGGTGGGGACAGAGCGGGACCGGGGAAGGCCGGGGAGGCCACGTGGTGAAGATCGCCGTGGACGGGCCCCCGCTCCATGAGTTTGACTTTGCGCTGGCGGCGGAGTTCTTAGAGAGTGGATGAGGGGAGGGGCTCCTGGGATCCCAGCTCACCTGAGGATGGCGTCCAAATTGCCCCTTCAGCCTGCAGCCCTGGATGCTCCAAGGGCCAAGCCAGACTTGACTATGCTGCAACCAAGTTGACCTACTAACTGTGGTCTACCTAGCTAACCCTCTACCCCTGCTGAGCTCCTAACCCTGGGGGCTGCATGGGAAGAGGGGACTGGGCAAGTGGACAGAGAGGCTAGCTAAGGTCAGGGCATCCGAACCCCCCACTTCCCACCTCCTCCCTTTCCAGAATTTGGTGAGAAGTAACTTACCCTTTCCCTTTCTGGACCCCACCCACGTTTGGTTCTAGAAAAGTTGGGGGTTCTTGGTTGGAGGAAGGAAAACTGGGTCTTGGAAATTGAGGGAAAGAATTGGTCTTTGTTTCCTAGCCCAACACTCAACAGTATTTCTTCTTTTCAGGTAAGACAGGAGAGCAGATGACTGTGCTTACTttttggggtgctggggatggaactcaggtccTCATGCACACTAGGCAGTTGCTCTACTATTGAACTACCCCCCAAGCACCGTGTTTGtttttacagatttttttaaaaattaaaaactttttttttttttttttttttttgagatggaggtTTTTGCCATGTCGTTCAGGTTGGCTTCAGTCTCACTAGACCATGTTCTTTTTTGACACACAGCACAGCATACTCTGCATGTGCTCATGGTTCAAGGGCACAATGGATCATGGAGATTGTGGTGTCCTTTCTCCCCTCCCTGCCAGTAGGCTGCCTGAGGGCCTTTCTGTATATGACCATGTATATACTCATACAAATCTACAAATGTGAAATAAATCTATTCTCTCATAGTGttaacacataaaaatcaaaaggACTTCTTTTGGTTTTGCAATGACAGGGTCTAAAAAAGTCCCAAATGGActggatttctttcttttataatccTGCCCCCACTCCCCTGGACTGgatttatttctaatttacttAAAATCTGGTTGTTCAAATTCCTAGCTCTCTTTTGCCCTTGCCTCAGACCTTTAAGACCAAAGATTGCAGACTGTGGTGCTGCTGTACCTGCTGCCCCTAAGGGCTGGCCTCTGGCCTGACCCAGGATGCTTAgggtttttattttactttttgcctCCGGGAAATGTTGTTGGGGGCCTCACCAGGGCTGAGGAGCACATCCCTTAGACTTATGGatttttcattcccttttgtcagcCCTTCCTGTGAATGGTATGGGATATGGATAGAGGGAGGAGACAGCTAGAGAGTGAGAGGGAAGGGGCTGACCTTTTCCCAAGCCCCCTGAATTTGGGCTTCATTTGCAATAAAGTGGAAACCCAGCACATTTTGCAGTCTTCATGGTGGTATGTATGTCAGGGGCCAGCCCTATCTCTTCTGTCCCCTGCCTTGACTGACCTCCCCTGGGGAGTGCATTTGGACCATTATGCTGCTTCTGTCTATGAGTGTGGGAGGGTCATCCTTCTAGGCTGGGAACCTTCAGCTGTGGACTTCCTGCCTCTGCTCGCCCACCTGTGAGAGCCCACCAATAGGGCCTATGATTTCTGTCTGCTTGGCTGATGCTACTTTGTGAAGAAACAGGAGTTTCTGCCCTGGCTCCACACCTAAGACCATCGGTCTTTTGTTCTGGCTACAGAGGTAGGAAAGAGCCCTGTGGTTCCCCATTTCAGACCCTGCCCTTCTTCCTCCTGCAGCAGGCCCAGCCTCCAGTGCCCCCAGCCCCCTGCTGGCCTCCTTGCCCCTGCCCACTCGGCCTCTGCAGCCCCCGCTGGACTTCAAGCACTTGCTCGCCTTCCACTTCAATGGCACCGCCCCGCTCAGTCTCTTCCCCAACTTCAGCACGGTACGGGTTGGGTTGGTGGGTGGGTGCGTGCAGCCAGGTAGGGAGGTGGGCCGGGAGAGTGGctcagaggccagcctcagcatctgggTCTAACCAGGAGCCCATTTTCCTGCAACATCCCCCACAGTGGCTAGGAGCCCCCTGAATAGGGACCCCTGGGCTCAGTTGAGGTTAGGGAACAAGATGGTGTCACCCCTATCTTGCCATCACTACTGCCCAGAGATGGTAGGTCTCCCTTGAGTTTTTGGTGCAGTGCCTGTGGATAAGCCACGTGTCTCTGTGAGTCAGTGTGCTTTTCTATTGTAGTTTGTGTCTTTGTAGATCTTTGTGTGTTGTGTGTGGATGGAGTTTGTATGTTGGTGTCCTGTGTGTGAGCAACTCTTTGTGCCTGGGTAATTGTGATTAATGTGTATGTCTGCGTATCTGAACGGTTCTAATTCCATCTCAGTCACCCTTAGGAGCCTCCTTCCTCCTGCTCTCCAGGGTGATGAGATCCTAAGGAGTCAAGGACTTTTGGAGACAGGCCTCTGAACCAGACTCCTCACTGTACCTcactgactctttttttttttttttttttttttttttaataatgaggAGTTTTATTCTTGCTGAAGTTCAGGAAAGACAAAGGagaatttaagtttttttttttttttaagagagagagggagatagatagatagagagagagagagagagagggaggggaattttttaatatttatttttcagtttttggcagacacaacatcttttatgtggcgctgaggatcgaacccaggccgcatgcatgccaggcgagctcactaccgcttgagccacatccccagccccatgctcattgactcttttttttttttttttaatttttattagttattgatggacctttattcatttatttgtttatatttggtgctgagaattgaacccagtgcctcacatatgctaggcaagcactctaccactgagccacaaccccagcccctcattgacTCTTCAGGGTGGGCACAATCATTGTTGTCCTCCTTGCCGAGAGCCCTGTAGGCCATTTCCTCTGAGGTCTCATCCCCACCCAGCTCTCTCAAAGCCTCTGTGCTCTTCCTGTGGGAAGGTTTGGAAAGTTCCTCTTGACAAAACCAGAGAACTTCTGCTTTTGGTCAAATAACTAAGCTCCtgagaaaaagaaacataaaagtTTGGTttggtagaagaaaaaaattatttaaaataagcaaaataaagaaaacaccTAAATTAATATTCCAAGGAAATGAGACTGCTCCGGGAACCCTCTGGCCTCCAGTTGTTTCTCTCCCTGGTCACTACCTTCCTGGCCATAGTTTTCAGACTCCTGACAAGCTATCAGAGCCTTAGGCCTAGTTGCAGGTAGAACTGAAAAGACAGAACTAGTCCctgctggcacatgcctgtaatccaagggtctcctggaggctgaggcaggaggagcccaagcttatggccagcctgggcaacttagcaagatcctgtctcaaaataaaaaataaaaagggttaggaatgtagctcagtggtagagtgcccttgggttcagtcccccaaactgccaaaaaaaaaaaaaaaaatagggccccTCTTCCCAGGTCTGAGCATCCAGGCTCCATTAGAGGAGGGGAAATCCCAACAGGAggattctttgtcccttccctgcCTCTTCCTGCCCCCAATTctt
This window encodes:
- the C11H17orf113 gene encoding uncharacterized protein C17orf113 homolog; protein product: MVPPGKKPAGEASNSNKKCKRYFNEHWKEEFPWLDFDYERKLMFCLECRQALVRNKHGKAENAFTVGTDNFQRHALLRHVTSGAHRQALTVNQGQPTFEGPAEGGGAYSSLAATPTSRDVKVEVDSAKVAVLTTVYCMAKEDVPDDRCSALLELQRFNLCQALLGTEHGNYYSPRRVRDMQVAIASVLHTEACQRLKASPFVGLVLDETRDWPESHSLALFATSVSPCDGQPSTTFLGSVELQEGKATASQLLDILQAFGVSAPKLAWLSSSVPSDRLGSVSLQLQTTCPLLTELHCLPGRTDPEPPAYLGEYESILDALFRLHGGPSSHMVPELRAALDLAAIDLAGPRPVPWASLLPVVEAVAEAWPCLVSTLEAAASASPTAAALALALRQFTFVAFTHLLLDALPSVQKLTLILQPEEPDLALLQPMVMAAAASLQAQRCSGGARLQGFLRELALSDPDRGGGRCTYHSVELIGYSEAAIRDLERLRGAFLDSMQRGLRDSYPGPSLDAVAAFAAIFDPRRYPQASEELSAHGEGALRVLLRGFAPAVVRQRALGDFALFKRVVFSLGRLSPRALCTKLACDHSELHELFPDFAALAALALSLPAGAGLLDKVGRSRELRWWGQSGTGEGRGGHVVKIAVDGPPLHEFDFALAAEFLESG